In Pajaroellobacter abortibovis, the following are encoded in one genomic region:
- a CDS encoding alpha/beta hydrolase-fold protein has protein sequence MLLFVAVSSPASPEMAELHNPSSVPPLHEEAEIVPGHQGHVGAWLIAGPYSVPSLPLELQSNPITYEPFAVLLENSEQVPSTLWKPIFTSKGALRLNATWKGAPKGTLAYLGGVLRLHHSQRILLLIGVNGPLTSWVDQQVVHEIRQVSSFHEDEFLVSLDLSKGDHPILFKLEKSQTEWLFRIRVMDEHLSIPDQVSLVLPGIGSQEAEAMAEAMASISITRQMEHRSYHPFASIQFEEGTPTGISLQVEYSISQAFPSSSLQPSHPPIPTPSQKIPQQPRQKSVAVFLPEYARKDPLIVPLPPIQESELAQFEGKNWQIEVKLGGRRVESPFYPRALVRQVIARADSALARLQAHTPPSFQPDVLDSVLLLRERAAQWVAQGDGDLAAQDQEIRELDRELSDLEKGINPYSYRTGVLRRAYRSPLDEQLSEYGLYVPSTFAPGKKRLYPLIVALHGLNGRPLAMLRSLLGFPPSHQGQEWEDRHLENPPTLDAFVLVPSGRGNSMYREMGEEDVMHAIHLVTSQYPIDLSRISMTGVSMGGTGSTAIAFRHPDHFAAIAALCGYHSYFVRQDMAGKALKPWEQFLAEERSPTEWAWNGLGIPLWVVHGIQDKPESNSNVLIERYQKLHYPLRHHHPFLGHNVWDWTYQQQKGAKWLLSHKKIRHPKHVRFRTARLRTDQSHWLRIHELKQPGLWGEVDATIRSPVSIAIQATGVAAISIDRDPLLLSHKLPIQVSIQGSTLQFPPDEPIHMHQVNHQWFKGKAERPLLWKKKGLSGPFRDIFHEPLLFVYGASIPEQASIHREIAQAFASVRGGVTTRYPILSDTEFFERKEPLANSRCLFLIGNSASNRVVRALEFELPIRIVQNAIFLGEQRITGNQLGAAFIFPNPAKPDRYIAIVEGVTAVGAWRSLSLPDILPDFIIYDEQIASAKGQIVLGNSQVKAAGFFENNWSLQR, from the coding sequence TTGTTGTTGTTTGTAGCCGTCTCTTCTCCTGCCTCTCCTGAAATGGCCGAACTCCACAATCCTTCTTCCGTTCCTCCTCTTCATGAAGAGGCAGAGATCGTCCCTGGTCATCAAGGTCATGTGGGAGCGTGGTTAATAGCAGGACCTTATTCCGTCCCTTCTCTTCCCCTTGAACTTCAATCCAATCCAATAACGTATGAGCCTTTCGCTGTTCTCCTAGAAAACAGCGAGCAAGTTCCCTCCACCCTATGGAAACCCATTTTCACTTCAAAAGGGGCCCTTCGGCTGAATGCAACATGGAAGGGGGCACCCAAAGGGACACTAGCCTACCTAGGGGGCGTGCTCCGGCTCCATCATTCTCAACGCATACTCCTTCTCATAGGTGTTAATGGGCCATTGACATCGTGGGTAGATCAGCAAGTCGTCCACGAAATCAGGCAAGTATCTTCATTCCATGAAGATGAATTTCTAGTATCTCTCGATTTAAGCAAAGGAGATCACCCCATTCTTTTTAAACTCGAGAAGAGTCAAACGGAGTGGCTGTTTCGTATTCGCGTGATGGATGAACACCTATCTATCCCCGATCAGGTGTCACTTGTCCTTCCAGGCATTGGCTCTCAAGAGGCAGAGGCAATGGCAGAGGCAATGGCATCCATCTCCATCACAAGGCAAATGGAACATCGCTCCTACCATCCATTTGCAAGCATCCAATTCGAAGAGGGAACCCCTACAGGGATATCGCTTCAAGTAGAATACTCGATCTCCCAAGCCTTCCCCTCTTCTTCCCTCCAGCCATCCCATCCCCCTATCCCCACGCCATCTCAGAAAATACCTCAACAACCTCGTCAGAAATCAGTTGCGGTATTTCTTCCGGAATACGCACGGAAAGATCCTCTTATTGTTCCCCTTCCCCCGATTCAGGAAAGCGAGTTAGCGCAGTTTGAAGGGAAAAACTGGCAGATTGAAGTAAAATTAGGGGGACGAAGAGTGGAATCTCCATTTTATCCACGCGCCCTCGTGCGTCAAGTGATTGCGCGAGCGGATTCCGCCCTCGCTCGCCTGCAAGCCCACACCCCTCCCTCTTTTCAACCCGATGTTCTAGATAGTGTTCTTCTCCTCCGAGAGCGAGCGGCCCAGTGGGTAGCTCAAGGCGATGGGGACCTAGCCGCACAGGATCAAGAAATACGAGAACTGGATAGAGAACTGAGCGACTTGGAAAAAGGTATTAACCCTTACTCCTATCGGACAGGAGTCCTTCGAAGAGCATACCGCTCTCCCCTCGATGAACAACTCTCCGAGTATGGGCTATACGTTCCTTCTACTTTCGCTCCAGGAAAAAAGCGTCTCTATCCATTAATTGTAGCACTTCACGGGCTCAACGGACGTCCCCTCGCTATGCTCCGCTCTTTGCTAGGATTTCCCCCTTCTCATCAAGGTCAAGAGTGGGAAGACAGACATCTGGAGAATCCACCCACCCTGGATGCATTTGTCCTTGTTCCCAGTGGAAGAGGGAACAGCATGTACAGAGAGATGGGAGAAGAAGATGTTATGCACGCCATCCACCTGGTGACTTCACAGTATCCTATTGATCTTTCACGCATCAGTATGACAGGAGTCTCGATGGGAGGCACGGGGTCCACTGCCATCGCTTTCCGACATCCCGATCACTTTGCAGCCATCGCTGCTCTATGCGGATACCACAGTTATTTCGTACGTCAAGACATGGCTGGAAAAGCATTAAAGCCTTGGGAACAGTTTCTGGCTGAAGAACGTTCCCCAACGGAATGGGCATGGAACGGGTTGGGGATTCCTTTATGGGTCGTGCATGGAATACAGGACAAACCCGAATCCAACAGCAATGTCCTCATCGAACGATATCAAAAACTCCATTACCCCCTTCGGCATCACCACCCCTTCCTGGGACACAATGTCTGGGATTGGACATATCAACAACAGAAAGGAGCAAAATGGCTCCTCTCTCACAAGAAAATCAGGCATCCCAAGCACGTGCGCTTTCGTACAGCCCGTTTGCGGACCGATCAGAGCCACTGGCTCCGTATTCATGAATTAAAACAGCCCGGATTGTGGGGAGAAGTGGATGCTACGATTCGCTCCCCAGTTTCAATCGCTATCCAAGCAACTGGGGTTGCAGCAATTAGTATCGATCGAGATCCCTTGTTATTGAGCCACAAACTTCCGATTCAAGTCTCCATCCAAGGGTCCACGCTGCAATTTCCTCCTGACGAGCCGATCCATATGCACCAGGTCAATCATCAGTGGTTCAAAGGAAAAGCAGAACGACCCTTGCTCTGGAAAAAGAAAGGACTGAGCGGCCCTTTTCGGGATATTTTTCATGAGCCGCTTCTTTTCGTGTACGGCGCTTCCATCCCTGAACAAGCCTCCATCCATCGAGAGATTGCTCAAGCTTTTGCATCTGTACGCGGGGGCGTCACGACGCGCTACCCTATTCTCAGCGATACGGAATTTTTTGAACGCAAAGAGCCGCTCGCAAATTCCCGCTGCCTTTTCCTAATTGGAAACAGTGCAAGCAACCGCGTTGTGCGCGCACTCGAATTCGAACTGCCCATTCGCATCGTTCAAAACGCTATTTTCCTCGGAGAGCAGAGGATCACCGGCAATCAACTCGGCGCAGCCTTCATTTTCCCAAATCCTGCCAAGCCCGATCGCTACATCGCAATCGTTGAAGGGGTAACCGCTGTGGGCGCCTGGCGCTCCCTTTCCCTACCGGACATCCTGCCTGACTTCATTATTTATGACGAACAGATTGCATCAGCCAAAGGGCAAATTGTCCTCGGTAACAGCCAGGTTAAAGCAGCAGGTTTCTTCGAGAACAATTGGTCCCTACAACGATAG